The following are from one region of the Hydrogenophaga sp. BPS33 genome:
- a CDS encoding flagellin codes for MTTINTNVMSMTAQRNLGTTSSSLATSMQRLSSGLRVNSAKDDAAGLAISERMNSQVRGLNVAARNANDGISLAQTAEGALGKVGDMLQRMRELAVQSANASNNSSDRAALQAEVTQLTQEIDRVASTTSFNGTKLLDGSFANATFQVGANAGEAISLQSTADVRSASLGGATFLSTVGMSWAAGTATSAGTISGISVTGPKGNIISVRDVDVALGDTAAQVVKKMEAAFNAATSETGLIARAVAGTAQMSLDSVTDWVDSSGAAAGFNISGGTSSAAGLGTFGLTGGPGANWVQQLEDLDVSTVIGAGRAITLADKAMTTINSARADLGALQSRFENAVANIQITGENIAAARGRIVDADFAKETSNLSRAQILQQAGTAMVAQANQAQQGVLSLLR; via the coding sequence ATGACGACGATCAACACCAACGTGATGTCGATGACGGCCCAGCGCAACCTGGGCACCACGTCTTCGTCGCTGGCCACGTCCATGCAACGCTTGTCTTCGGGCCTGCGCGTCAACAGCGCCAAGGACGACGCCGCCGGCCTGGCCATCTCCGAGCGCATGAACTCGCAAGTGCGTGGCTTGAACGTGGCCGCCCGCAACGCCAACGACGGCATCTCGCTGGCGCAGACCGCCGAAGGCGCGCTGGGCAAGGTCGGTGACATGCTGCAGCGCATGCGCGAACTGGCCGTGCAATCGGCCAACGCCTCCAACAACAGCAGCGACCGCGCGGCCCTGCAAGCCGAAGTGACTCAGCTTACCCAGGAAATCGACCGCGTGGCGAGCACCACCTCGTTCAACGGCACCAAGCTGCTCGACGGCTCCTTCGCCAACGCCACCTTCCAGGTCGGCGCCAACGCCGGCGAGGCTATCTCTCTCCAGAGCACGGCCGACGTACGCTCTGCGAGCCTCGGGGGCGCCACATTCCTCTCCACGGTGGGAATGAGCTGGGCCGCAGGAACGGCCACGTCGGCAGGCACCATCAGCGGCATTTCGGTGACGGGCCCGAAGGGGAACATCATCTCCGTGAGGGATGTGGACGTCGCCTTGGGGGACACGGCAGCGCAAGTCGTGAAAAAGATGGAGGCAGCCTTCAACGCCGCCACCTCCGAAACCGGGCTGATTGCGCGCGCGGTCGCGGGTACCGCCCAGATGTCGCTCGACTCCGTGACCGACTGGGTGGACAGCAGCGGTGCTGCAGCGGGCTTCAACATCAGCGGGGGGACCAGCAGCGCCGCAGGTCTTGGCACCTTTGGCTTGACTGGTGGCCCCGGAGCCAACTGGGTCCAGCAGCTGGAAGACCTGGACGTCAGTACCGTGATCGGCGCAGGCCGAGCGATCACGCTCGCCGACAAGGCAATGACCACCATCAACTCGGCTCGTGCCGACCTGGGTGCCCTGCAAAGCCGTTTCGAGAACGCGGTGGCCAACATCCAGATCACGGGCGAGAACATCGCCGCCGCACGCGGGCGCATCGTCGACGCCGACTTCGCCAAGGAAACCTCCAACCTTTCGCGCGCCCAGATCCTTCAACAGGCCGGCACCGCCATGGTCGCCCAGGCCAACCAGGCGCAGCAAGGCGTGCTCTCGCTGCTGCGCTGA
- a CDS encoding flagellin, which yields MSTTINTNVMSMTAQRNLGTTSSSLATSMQRLSSGLRVNSAKDDAAGLAISERMNAQVRGLNVAARNANDGISLAQTAEGALGKVGDMLQRMRELAVQSANASNNSSDRTALQAEVTQLSKEIDRVAGTTSFNGTKLLDGSFANATFQVGANAGEGIAIDSIVSAKTSSLGDTSLITGAGTITTTAGANVAIAAGDLTVKGVELGPIAAATTASQRTLQVVDAINAKSSDTGVFAKATLDANGNATAFEVFGESAIAVADFGGFTAAATGTVAVGAAATSQLDDINVNSFGDAQKALKVIDTAINAINSSRADLGALQSRFENAVANIQITGENISAARGRIVDADFAKETSNLSRAQILQQAGTAMVAQANQGAQGVLSLLR from the coding sequence ATGTCTACCACCATCAACACCAACGTGATGTCGATGACCGCCCAGCGCAACCTGGGCACCACCTCTTCTTCGCTGGCCACTTCCATGCAGCGCCTGTCCTCGGGCCTGCGCGTGAACAGCGCCAAGGACGACGCCGCCGGCCTGGCCATCTCCGAGCGCATGAACGCACAAGTGCGCGGCCTGAACGTGGCCGCCCGCAATGCCAACGACGGCATCTCGCTGGCCCAGACCGCCGAAGGCGCGCTGGGCAAGGTCGGCGACATGCTGCAGCGCATGCGCGAACTCGCCGTGCAGTCGGCCAACGCCTCCAACAACAGCAGCGACCGCACGGCCCTGCAGGCCGAAGTGACGCAACTGAGCAAGGAAATCGACCGCGTGGCCGGCACGACCTCGTTCAACGGCACCAAGCTGCTCGACGGCTCGTTCGCCAACGCCACCTTCCAGGTCGGTGCCAACGCCGGCGAAGGCATCGCCATCGACAGCATCGTCAGCGCCAAGACCAGCTCACTGGGCGACACCTCGCTGATCACCGGCGCCGGCACCATCACCACCACGGCCGGTGCGAACGTCGCCATCGCGGCCGGCGACCTGACCGTCAAGGGCGTGGAGCTGGGTCCGATCGCCGCCGCAACGACCGCCAGCCAGCGCACCCTGCAAGTGGTGGACGCGATCAACGCCAAGTCTTCGGATACCGGTGTGTTCGCCAAGGCCACGCTGGACGCCAACGGCAACGCGACCGCCTTCGAAGTGTTCGGCGAAAGCGCGATCGCCGTGGCCGATTTCGGCGGCTTCACCGCCGCTGCCACCGGCACGGTGGCCGTCGGCGCCGCCGCCACCAGCCAGCTCGACGACATCAACGTCAACAGCTTCGGCGACGCACAAAAGGCGCTCAAGGTGATCGACACGGCGATCAACGCGATCAACAGCTCGCGCGCCGACCTCGGCGCCCTGCAAAGCCGCTTCGAGAACGCCGTGGCCAACATCCAGATCACGGGCGAGAACATTTCGGCTGCGCGCGGCCGCATCGTGGACGCCGACTTCGCCAAGGAAACCTCCAACCTCTCGCGCGCCCAGATTCTGCAGCAGGCCGGCACCGCCATGGTCGCCCAGGCCAACCAAGGCGCCCAAGGCGTGCTCTCGCTGCTGCGCTGA
- a CDS encoding flagellin codes for MSTTINTNVMSMTAQRNLGTTSSSLATSMQRLSSGLRVNSAKDDAAGLAISERMNAQVRGLSVAARNANDGISLAQTAEGALGKVGDMLQRMRELAVQSANASNNSSDRTALQAEVTQLSKEIDRVAGTTSFNGTKLLDGSFANATFQVGANAGEGIAIDSIVSAKTSSLGELSATEHFVATVAAPSTAANAAIPAGTAGWSIKNAAGVDVALGGIAASTTAAQRTTQVVDAINAKSSDTGVFARELAAGGYEIFSSRDLTAATDFGAAFTAATTGAPGDTAPPATLTTLSAINVNSFGDAQKALQVIDKAINSINSSRADLGALQSRFENAVANIQITGENISAARGRIVDADFAKETSNLSRAQILQQAGTAMVAQANQGAQGVLSLLR; via the coding sequence ATGTCTACCACCATCAACACCAACGTGATGTCGATGACCGCCCAGCGCAACCTGGGCACCACCTCTTCTTCGCTGGCCACCTCCATGCAGCGCCTGTCCTCGGGCCTGCGCGTCAACAGCGCCAAGGACGACGCCGCCGGCCTGGCCATCTCCGAGCGCATGAACGCCCAGGTGCGTGGCCTCTCGGTGGCCGCGCGCAATGCCAACGACGGCATCTCGCTGGCGCAGACCGCTGAAGGCGCGCTGGGCAAGGTCGGCGACATGCTGCAGCGCATGCGCGAACTCGCCGTGCAATCGGCCAACGCCTCCAACAACAGCAGCGACCGCACGGCCCTGCAGGCCGAAGTGACGCAGCTGAGCAAGGAAATCGACCGCGTGGCCGGCACGACCTCGTTCAACGGCACCAAGCTGCTCGACGGCTCGTTCGCCAACGCCACCTTCCAGGTCGGTGCCAACGCCGGTGAAGGCATCGCCATCGACAGCATCGTCAGCGCCAAGACCAGCTCGCTGGGCGAGCTCTCCGCCACCGAACATTTCGTGGCAACCGTGGCGGCGCCTTCCACCGCCGCCAACGCCGCGATCCCTGCGGGCACCGCCGGCTGGTCGATCAAGAATGCTGCGGGCGTGGACGTGGCCCTGGGTGGCATCGCCGCCTCCACCACCGCCGCGCAGCGCACCACGCAAGTGGTGGACGCGATCAACGCCAAGTCTTCGGATACCGGTGTGTTCGCGCGCGAACTGGCCGCTGGCGGCTACGAAATCTTCTCCAGCCGCGATCTGACCGCCGCCACCGACTTCGGCGCGGCCTTCACCGCGGCCACCACCGGCGCGCCTGGCGACACCGCGCCGCCCGCCACGCTGACCACGCTGTCGGCCATCAACGTGAACAGCTTCGGCGACGCACAGAAGGCCCTGCAAGTGATCGACAAGGCGATCAACTCGATCAACAGCTCGCGCGCCGACCTCGGTGCCCTGCAAAGCCGCTTCGAGAACGCCGTGGCCAACATCCAGATCACGGGCGAGAACATCTCGGCTGCGCGCGGCCGCATCGTGGACGCCGACTTCGCCAAGGAAACCTCCAACCTCTCGCGTGCCCAGATCCTGCAGCAGGCCGGCACCGCCATGGTCGCCCAGGCCAACCAGGGCGCCCAAGGCGTGCTCTCGCTGCTGCGCTGA
- the fliS gene encoding flagellar export chaperone FliS: MFTSVNTRAASAYKRVAVDTGVQTADPHTLVAMLFEALIQSLNLARGALERQDVVAKGMAIGKSIRIMEEGLKAGLNLKEGGQLAANLKSLYDYSIQRLTLANLRNDIAPIREVLNLIEPLADSWKQMRTEGALQGA, translated from the coding sequence ATGTTCACCTCTGTCAATACCCGCGCCGCTTCCGCCTACAAACGCGTTGCCGTCGACACCGGCGTGCAGACGGCCGACCCGCACACGCTGGTCGCCATGCTGTTCGAGGCCCTGATCCAGAGCCTGAACCTGGCCCGTGGCGCCCTGGAACGCCAGGACGTGGTGGCCAAGGGCATGGCCATTGGCAAGTCGATCCGCATCATGGAAGAAGGCCTCAAGGCCGGCCTGAACCTGAAGGAAGGCGGACAGCTGGCGGCCAACCTGAAGAGCCTGTACGACTACAGCATCCAGCGCCTGACGCTGGCGAACCTGCGCAACGACATCGCCCCCATCCGCGAGGTGCTCAACCTCATCGAACCCTTGGCCGACTCATGGAAGCAGATGCGCACCGAAGGCGCGTTGCAGGGAGCCTGA
- a CDS encoding flagellar protein FliT — MEHGLIDYYKAIENTSQQMLVAAQGENWDEVVRLEGACAVLIAQLRYKSKTDELGPDERKEKVRIMQRILRTDAEIRCLAEPWLSDLAQMIDRGSPAVH, encoded by the coding sequence ATGGAACACGGTTTGATCGACTACTACAAGGCCATCGAAAACACCAGCCAGCAGATGCTGGTGGCCGCCCAGGGCGAGAACTGGGACGAAGTGGTGCGCCTCGAAGGTGCCTGCGCGGTGCTGATCGCACAGCTGCGCTACAAGTCCAAGACCGACGAACTCGGCCCGGACGAGCGCAAGGAGAAGGTGCGGATCATGCAACGCATCCTGCGCACCGACGCCGAGATCCGCTGTCTGGCCGAGCCCTGGTTGAGCGATCTGGCGCAGATGATCGACAGGGGCAGCCCGGCGGTGCACTAG
- the fliE gene encoding flagellar hook-basal body complex protein FliE — MDMRISPLGSQALNGIGSSALKKPGAAGGVESGFAANFKNALKEVSASQEAASNLQTQVQLGNPKVSLEETMLAMQKAQVGFQATLHVRNRMVQAYSDIMNMSV; from the coding sequence ATGGACATGCGCATTTCCCCTCTGGGCAGCCAGGCCCTGAACGGCATCGGCTCATCGGCCTTGAAGAAGCCGGGGGCGGCGGGGGGCGTGGAGTCCGGCTTTGCCGCCAACTTCAAGAATGCGCTGAAGGAAGTGAGCGCCTCGCAGGAAGCCGCCTCCAACCTGCAGACCCAGGTGCAACTGGGCAACCCCAAGGTGAGCCTGGAAGAAACCATGCTCGCCATGCAGAAAGCCCAGGTGGGGTTCCAGGCCACGCTGCACGTGCGCAACCGCATGGTGCAAGCCTATTCCGACATCATGAACATGAGCGTCTAG
- the fliF gene encoding flagellar basal-body MS-ring/collar protein FliF, with amino-acid sequence MSTTAVAELDITPTTAKPRSAFGEGFARMDPAQKVKLGVGALALIAVALAFFFMGRQPEWRVLYANLGDKDGGAVVAQLSQMNVPYKHAEGGQAIMVPADKVHDTRLRLASQGLPKGSVTGFELMEANRFGMTQFQERLTFQRGLEGELTRSIQSLSSVASARVHLALPNQNGFFREQQKPSASVLLTLHAGRTLDRAQVAGIVHLVASSVPEMNPKAVSIVDDAGSLLSSPPDGQAQGADTQKLQYVQQLEQLYTRRILDMLEPLVGRNNVKAQVSAEVDFSQVESTSEQHRPNQGADTTATVRSTQTLEDGSGARAQPSGVPGAVSNQPPATGTAPINGAAAPVGVASAQNGTDQAGNMRRQSVVNYEVDKTVKVVRESSGQVRRLSAAVVINHRTTLDKAGKETTAAIPPEQLEQMTALVRETIGFNRERGDSVNLVNAAFNVEKTSEADEAVWWQQPANQDVMRSLAWPIGMVGLGLLLLLGMVRPGLKLIKNPAPRLEATAVQPLSAVLNETPERPGLPMPSNEPTPEALRLSDAKRLALENPAAVANIVKGWVNGEAPA; translated from the coding sequence ATGAGCACCACCGCCGTTGCCGAACTGGACATCACGCCGACCACCGCGAAACCCCGCAGTGCCTTCGGCGAAGGTTTTGCGCGCATGGACCCGGCGCAGAAGGTCAAGCTCGGCGTGGGCGCGCTGGCCCTGATCGCCGTGGCGCTGGCCTTCTTTTTCATGGGCCGCCAGCCCGAATGGCGCGTGCTCTATGCCAACCTGGGCGACAAGGACGGCGGCGCGGTCGTGGCCCAGCTCTCGCAGATGAACGTGCCCTACAAGCACGCCGAAGGGGGCCAGGCCATCATGGTGCCGGCCGACAAGGTGCACGACACGCGCCTGCGCCTGGCCTCGCAAGGCCTGCCCAAGGGCTCGGTCACCGGTTTCGAGCTCATGGAAGCCAACCGCTTCGGCATGACCCAGTTCCAGGAACGCCTGACCTTCCAGCGCGGCCTCGAGGGCGAGCTCACCCGCTCGATCCAATCGCTTTCCTCGGTGGCCTCGGCGCGCGTGCACCTGGCCCTGCCGAACCAGAATGGCTTCTTCCGCGAGCAGCAGAAACCCAGCGCCTCGGTGCTGCTCACGCTGCACGCCGGGCGCACGCTGGACCGCGCGCAGGTCGCCGGCATCGTGCACCTGGTGGCCTCCAGCGTGCCCGAGATGAACCCCAAGGCGGTCAGCATCGTGGACGACGCCGGCTCCCTGCTCTCCAGCCCGCCCGATGGGCAGGCGCAGGGCGCGGACACCCAGAAGCTGCAGTACGTGCAGCAGCTCGAACAGCTCTACACCCGCCGCATCCTGGACATGCTGGAGCCCCTAGTGGGCCGCAACAACGTCAAGGCACAGGTGAGCGCCGAGGTCGATTTCTCGCAAGTCGAATCCACCAGCGAACAGCACCGCCCGAACCAGGGCGCCGACACCACGGCCACGGTGCGCAGCACGCAGACCCTGGAGGACGGATCGGGCGCGCGCGCGCAGCCCTCGGGCGTGCCCGGCGCCGTGAGCAACCAGCCTCCGGCCACCGGCACCGCGCCCATCAACGGCGCGGCGGCCCCGGTGGGCGTGGCCAGCGCCCAGAACGGCACCGACCAGGCCGGCAACATGCGCCGCCAGTCGGTGGTGAACTACGAGGTCGACAAGACCGTGAAGGTGGTGCGCGAGTCCAGCGGACAGGTCCGGCGCCTGAGCGCGGCGGTGGTGATCAACCACCGCACCACGCTGGACAAGGCCGGCAAGGAAACCACCGCCGCCATCCCGCCCGAACAACTCGAACAGATGACGGCCCTGGTGCGCGAAACCATCGGCTTCAACCGCGAGCGCGGCGACTCGGTGAACCTGGTGAACGCTGCCTTCAACGTCGAGAAGACCAGCGAAGCGGACGAGGCCGTCTGGTGGCAACAACCCGCCAACCAGGACGTGATGCGCAGCCTGGCCTGGCCGATCGGCATGGTCGGCCTGGGTCTGCTGCTGCTGCTGGGCATGGTGCGCCCGGGCCTCAAGCTGATCAAGAACCCCGCGCCGCGCCTGGAGGCCACCGCCGTGCAGCCCCTGAGCGCGGTGCTCAACGAAACACCGGAGCGCCCAGGGCTGCCGATGCCGAGCAACGAGCCCACGCCCGAAGCCCTGCGCCTCTCGGACGCCAAGCGCCTGGCGCTCGAAAATCCGGCCGCCGTGGCGAACATCGTCAAGGGTTGGGTCAACGGCGAAGCGCCGGCCTGA
- the fliG gene encoding flagellar motor switch protein FliG codes for MEDQGIQDAAIFLMSLGEEEAAEVFKHLSPKEVQKLGETIAKTRSVSHERVDQVMQKFTDAASSQSLLVSDTDNYVRAVLKRALGDDKASLLIDRILQGGDVSGIESLKWMDPLSIAELLRNEHPQIVAAILVHLESDQTAGVLKNFTERTRNEVMLRIATLEGIQPTALKDLNEVLYKVLAGGDKIRKTSMGGVKTAAEIINMMGTQIETSVIESIREFDADLAQKIMDKMFTFEDLLKLDGKSVQMVLKEVATESLVIALKGATNELRELVLSNMSSRAAEALREDLESRGPVRLSEVEAQQKEILKVVRRLSDEGQIVIMGGGEEEAFV; via the coding sequence ATGGAAGACCAAGGCATTCAGGACGCGGCCATCTTTCTCATGTCGCTGGGCGAAGAGGAAGCGGCCGAAGTGTTCAAGCACCTCTCGCCCAAGGAAGTGCAGAAACTGGGAGAGACCATCGCCAAGACGCGCTCGGTGTCGCACGAGCGCGTGGACCAGGTGATGCAGAAGTTCACCGACGCGGCGTCCTCGCAGAGCCTGCTGGTGTCCGACACCGACAACTACGTGCGCGCGGTGCTCAAGCGCGCGCTGGGCGACGACAAGGCCTCGCTGCTGATCGACCGCATCCTGCAGGGTGGCGACGTCTCCGGCATCGAAAGCCTGAAGTGGATGGACCCGCTGTCCATCGCCGAACTGCTGCGCAACGAGCATCCGCAGATCGTGGCCGCCATTCTGGTGCACCTGGAGTCCGACCAGACCGCGGGCGTGCTCAAGAACTTCACCGAGCGCACACGCAACGAAGTGATGCTGCGCATCGCCACGCTCGAAGGCATCCAGCCCACCGCCCTCAAGGACCTCAACGAAGTGCTCTACAAGGTGCTGGCCGGTGGCGACAAGATTCGCAAGACCTCGATGGGCGGCGTGAAGACCGCCGCCGAGATCATCAACATGATGGGCACGCAGATCGAGACCTCGGTGATCGAGTCGATCCGCGAGTTCGACGCCGACCTGGCCCAGAAGATCATGGACAAGATGTTCACCTTCGAGGACTTGCTCAAGCTCGACGGCAAGTCGGTGCAGATGGTGCTCAAGGAAGTGGCCACCGAGTCGCTGGTGATCGCGCTCAAGGGTGCCACCAACGAGCTGCGCGAACTCGTGCTCTCCAACATGTCCAGCCGCGCGGCCGAAGCGCTGCGCGAAGACCTCGAATCGCGCGGCCCGGTGCGGCTGTCGGAAGTGGAAGCGCAGCAGAAGGAAATCCTCAAGGTCGTTCGCCGTCTCTCCGACGAGGGCCAGATCGTGATCATGGGTGGCGGCGAAGAAGAGGCTTTTGTATGA